A stretch of DNA from Choloepus didactylus isolate mChoDid1 chromosome 25 unlocalized genomic scaffold, mChoDid1.pri SUPER_25_unloc2, whole genome shotgun sequence:
AGCACcccaacattcatttattcaccttCCTGGCTTTTTCCTCTAAGGCCCCACGTACACAGGACTCCCTGCCTCTGCTGCATGTTTTTATTCGAACACAAGTTGCTCGCCACCAGCACAAAGAGCTGGCTCTGTGCGAGGCTTGCAGCTGCTTTCTCCTGCTGAGAGCATGTGGATCCCGGGGTCCTCCCTCCCCTGGGGCCCAGAGAGCACCCTCCTTGAGGATCCAAGGCCTGGGGGAGACCCCACACCAGCCCCCAATCTCTACCCATGTGTGGATTTTGCTTGGTCCCTGCACCCTCCGCTCGGCGAGTTCATCTCCCCACACCTGTTGCTGATTTGCTCAGTCAAGGGCCCCTCGCCCTGGAGAGTCGTGCTTTGCAGCAGAGTCCGGGTGGTCCGGTGCTGCTCAGCGCGTCATGGGGTGGTGGCCTCGGCTTGCTTGCTGCAGGCCCGGGCAGCCTGGTACATGCTGAGCAGGGAGGAGACAGTGCCCAGGAGGCCCACCAGCCACGGGGGGAAGCGACCGGCCCACAGTACCCCTGGGGGCAGCCAGTGCACGGCATTGCCCAGGTCGGCCAGATTGCTGAGGAGAGTCAGCACCTCCGACCGGATCTGGGCTTCCATGGCCCTCCGCTTGCTCCGGGGCAGCTGGCTGTGGGAAGCAAGGAGGAGGTGCTCACGGCAGGGCAGGGAAGGAAGTGACCACAGACCCTGCTCGCCAAGCTGGCCCTGACCTTCCCAAGGGAACCGAGTGCCCATCCCACATCCACGAGGGAGCCAGAGCATCCACAGGGCATGGTCCCAGGACCTAAGTCTCGAGTCCGCACCTCAGGCAGGGAGGTGGGATGGGGTCTGGTTGGGGGGTAGGCTCTGGGCCTGGGCTTTGCCCCCAGCCAGGTCCCCACCTTGTCATCATGCACCCCCGAGGAGCAGGTGAAACCAAACCCAGCTCGGGGCAGAGTCTCAGGCCAGCTGCTCAGTGGCCATTTTGGCAGTGCCAACCACAGGCCAGACAGTCCATCCGGGACCTTCCCAGAACGAAAGAGTGACAGTGATCGTCATCCTCAGGAGATTAACTCATTCCAAGGATCATCCTTCCTGCTGGAGGCAGGGCCGCAAAGGCTCTGAGCCTTTCCTCAGCCTCTTCCTGGCTAAGGGGGGGGGCCTCagcaagcctcagtttccccatgtatAAAAGGCACTATTCCCCCATCCCCCACTGCGGAGGCTGTTGTGAGGGCCCCATGACCTAGTACACGACATACCCCCCagtcagggcctggcacaggggcAGGAGCTAATAAGTGGCAATCTGGGACCTCCCCTGATCAGGGACACCCATGGGGGACCAGCTGGAGGAAGTGGGCCTGTCTCTCCTGGATGAGGCACCAGACGTCACACCTGGTGAAGGCTGTCATGGGGCTCCTCAGCTTCTGCCTCAGCCTCAGCGCCATCCACAGGGACCTGCAACACCAGAAAGGGGTGTGGCAGGGCGGGGGTGCGGGGGGGGAAGGGGCATCAGCTCCCCAACACCAGCAGGCGGGGAGGGGCTCTGCTTCCTGTTCCTGCTGCCAGGGATTCTGTCTGCAACCAGTGGCTCCTCCCTGGACCACTGGCCGGGCCCACAGCTCCAAGAAACATCACACCTTCACTTACATGAGATGTTCCCAGCCACCAGGGAGGAGGCCAAACAGCTGGACAGCCTGAAGGAGCTGctctccctctctgagccttggccaCCTCACCCGATAAATGCGGAGGATGGGCCGGGTGGGCGGCAGTCCTGCCCCcgacacacgtgcacacactcaCACGATCCGGACATGCCCTGGACACTGGCTGGACCCACCTGAGGTGACTCTGATGCCTCTGGGCCCCAAGGGACTGCCATCCATGGTCTGAGGAAGGGGGTCCTGGGTGGGTGGCCTCCGGTGCTCCCCATGACCATGCAAGGTGCCCACCCAGGTACCATGCAACCCAGGCTATGGGGCCCGCGGGTGGCCAGTGACCCCAGCATGGTCAGAGCAAGAAGCACTGAATCCTGCCTGTTGGGGGAATGACCTCATCGGACTCAACGACTGGGAGGGCCAGGCCTGGTCACGTGTCTCTGGCCACCATGCAGGCTTGCTCACTGCAGATCCATGCCAGAGAGAGTGGCATGTGGGGCAGTACCTGCGGTGTGCTAAGTAGGCCTGCTTCTGAGCCACCAGGGGGACTCGAGCAAAATGCTGATTCCTGGGCCTCCCACAGCCATGGAACCTCTGGCTGCCTGGCCTAGGCACCTGCATTGTTAACAAacttccaggtgattctcatgtaCCCTAAGGCCTTGAGGACACCTGGTCCACGTGTCACAACAGGCACACCCCCAACGCTTCCCAGCCCTGAACCCTGGCTCATGCCCAACCTACAGAGATGACAGGAAAACTAGGCCCTCTAAAAATGAATGGGGGCATTTGGAGAGGGAAGGGGCATGATGGAGTTCTCCATATGGATATTGCATTATggttgcaactgtcctgtaagtttgcaattatttcaaaataaaaagcttaaggGAAAAAACAACGAGAGACCAAGGCTGCCCCTAAAACAAGAACAAGAAGTCTCTTTGGGCCAGAGGCCAGGAGACAAGGTTGCCCTTACAGCTGCAATTCCCAGACACTCTACAACCCAGCCCAAGGGGTCTCCAGGATCCCCAAGTCCATGGCGTGGAGGACCGACATCAGGAGGGACACACAGCCAGTTCCCAACCAGACACTGCAACCAAGCACGTAGAGGGTATAACTATCAGACGGGGGCCACAGAGATAAAGGAGGCACAGGTGGCCCTGAAACAAGATCACAAGGCGAAAACATCAGAAGAGTGTACGACAGAAGGCTGGAAGAGAACTGCCAAATTCCAGACAATGGGGAGCTGGGTTGGACCGTGGATTCTACTCTGGGGCTTCTACATTTTCCAGATGGTCTACATGAGCATTTAAACAGAGCATCTGTAAGAGGTGGAGGAAACGGAATATCTAAGATCAGTGCAGTGCCCAGGGAAGGTGACAGCAGACCTGGGGCTCTAAATcagccccctcaccccccaccctactccctgccccaccccatgaGCCAGAACCAAGGAAGTGCAATTGCACCAGGGATTGGGTCATTAAAGCCCAGCGACTGCCACTATTAGGCATGTGACAACACAAAGACACCAAGAGACCATGTGGGGTGAAATAATCCAGATACAAAAGGCCACCTATGGTATGATTtcccttatatgaaataactagagataggcaaattcagagagacagaaagtagattacattGTACCaaggatggggatggggtgggggaatggggtTATGACTCAATGGCTACAGAGctccatttggggtgatggaaaagttttgggaatggatggtggtgatggtggcacaacatggtgaacgtaattaacagccaCTGAAtagtatacttgaaagtggttcaaatgggaaatgttatattatatatatgttaccacgataaagtttttttaagaaataccccatcccacccccaaaaaaagaaacacaaggatgggggaggggatccCTGTTCTTCCTCTTGTTTCCTGGGGCAGGAGATTCTGAACAAACTGACTCGGCAAATTTGCAAGGAGAAAAATGTTTGGAAGGAACTCAGGTTTTAAAGTTCTTGGAAATGGAATGGTTTGGGAAGTGTGCAGCCATCAGCTGTGTTACTTGGGGTCACCTGCCGATTAGCTGTGCAGGCAGGACTCAGGGATCCGGGTAGAAGCACCATAGCTGGCCACTTCTCCCCAGGGCCCGGAGTTACTTCCTCCTGGGTGTGGTTGGCAGTATAATGCCCCTGAACCCCCACCAAAGATGCCCCCATCCCAACCCCCAGAAGCTGTGACTGTGTGACCGTGCatagcaaaagggactttgcaggtggGACTAAGTTAAGGGTCTTGAGACAGGGAGAGGACCCTGGCTTATCTGGTGGGCATGGTGTCATCACAAGGGATGACAAAAGGGAGGCAGGCCCGGCCGAATAAATCCTTTCCCATCCCCATCAATAATGAGCATCAAAGCCGTTTGCATTCACGTGGAACAGATGACAATGCAGAGTCACAGCCTTGCCCTCAGACTGTTACCTCTCCACGGTACTTTGTACAGAGGAATCCAGAATGCTGTGTCTGTGCTGTCCAGTACAGTGGCCACATGAGCCTCCTGAGTACTTGAAACCTGTGGCTTGTACGAGCGGAGATGTGCCCTGAGTAGAAACAACACACCTGACTTTGAACACTCagtatgaagagaaaaaaaaaaggcatgtgaAATATCCGATTACAACTTGTGTATTGATTACAAGTTGAAAGGATAATATTCTGTgtcaataaaatatgtaaaattaaaaaaaaaaaaaagcagagatcaGAGTTGGAATAAGGAGCTGTGACGATGGAAGCAGAGGCTGGAGGGATGTGCTATAAAGACAGAGgtggggccatgagccaaggaatgaagacgtcctctggaagctggaaaaggcaagggaaggAAGAGGTTCTCCCCTAGAGTCTCCAGACGGGTCCCAGCCCTGCCACCACCTTGCTTTTAGGCCCATGAGACCTGTGTCGAACTTCTAACCTCCAGAGAATACAtctgtgttgctttaagccactacatttgtggTCATTCGTTATGGCAGCAGGAAATTCCTAAAGTGAGGCTgcaacaaaaggaggaaaaggagaagaggcaAACTCCACACACCTACAGCCTAAAACAGTCCACCGATGCCAGGGCCACAGCAGCCCTGCCAAGGAGACCCCCAAGCCCACGGACCTCAAGAGCTCCCTTTCGGCCTGCTGGCACTACCACTTACTTGGCAATCCCCAGGAGCAGGGAGAGGCCCCAGAGGGCCGTGCTTAGCGCCCACCACCGGGCCGAGTCCACGTGGAGGACCTTGGTGTCAGCGGCCCAGGCAACATGCTCACAGGGGTAGTAGAGCTGGTCTGCCAGGTTGCCCAGGACAGACACCCAGCGCACAAAGACATCTTCCTCCTGCGGGATGACGAAAGGGGTGGACAAGGGCCTGGGATCAGGACTACCTGCTTCCCGCTGTAGTGGCTGGGGTCACGCCAGGCACCCCACCCACTGGGAAGATTGCTCCCTGCCAGTCACCAGGGCAAAGTCCAGGCCAGGCAGGCTGTCCTGTGAGTAATTCTGACCAGCGCCAGCTTCTGCAGGAGAATAAAGGCTGCTGGGGCCAGGGTCCCACCCACAGGCCTGATTTCTGCTTCACAGCATCAGGGCCCATGGGAGCAGGATACACAATGGAGTCCCCAGTGGAGTGTCAACAGATTTTGGGAGCCAGCCCAAGAGTCTGAATCTCTAAGCTCTGAGGTGGGGCCCGAGCATTGAGATTTTTTAAGTTTCCAGACCAACAGGCTGGCTGGGGCCCCAGGCCACAGCCTCTCCTCGTCTTTACTTGCAAATCCTCACTGCataccatccccacccccactctgcaCCCCCCTCCCCGCAGTGCTTGATGTTGCTGCCCCCAACTTCCTCCTTGCCGGCAGTGCTCTCGGTTCCCTCCGGGTTCTGAACCACACTCCGTACTCCCCCGTCCTGCCTGGGACCCTCTAGTACACACTGGGGCCTCTAGCCCCAATGTGCTCACTCCACCCATGTTTCCTGTGAAGTGGTGGGGTCTGGGCTCTACCTGGGGAGGAGAAGGGGCTCAtggcgggggaggggggggtggggggacacagACACAAACACCGGACCCAACACAGAGGGGCTCTTGTTCTGGCCAAGAGATATACAGGGGGACAGAGGGCCCTGTACCCCTGGCCCTTTGCAGAGGAGATATGTGTGTGGAAAGTGCCCCAATCAGATAAAGAGGAGGATGGGGAGAAGAGTATGAAACCGGGAAACACATAATTTGGGATGGCCAGGCCATGGGGCACAGGGGGACAGAACAGGGCAGCCCAGGGAGGGACATGCCTCAGCAGAGCTGGTCCAGGGCACCCTCACAGACCAAAGGGGCAGGACCACCCCTgggtgagaaccactgctttagatcTACTACCACCCATGCAGAACGACGAGGGTCAAGGTCATTCCCGAACAGGACTGTTTGTAACAGTGAAATATTATACATAATCTACATGTTCATCAACAGGGtactggttaaataaatgaagGTGTGTCTATGGAGTGGAGCACCAGGTGCTCATAGAGAATGAAGCAGCTCTCTTTGGACTGATACAGAAGGATCTCCAAGCtgaattttaaagggaaaaagcaaGTGGCAGAAGAGTACATATGGCACGTAACTATTTAGGTAAACATGTATTTGCTTGTGAAGGGTCAGAAAATCTTGTGAAGGAGACAAAGGAAGCTGCCTTTGAGGAGGAAAATTGggtcaggaaaaaggaaaacttttaaattatacATATTATATCATGTCATATTATGTCATATttgttatattcacaatattaagCTTATTATGCCtattgtgttatttttattagagtatcatacataaaatatattttattatatatgtttttattatatgttatatttgaaCCTTCTGAATTTGGAACATGCAAATGGATTTGctatttttttactgttttaaattttttacttaaaataagaATATCTGACTGCCTCAGAAaagtaaaatctaaaaaaataaactgcCCATACAGAAGCACTTTGGGACAAGGCTTCTGAGGcctgcagccccctccctgcAGCCCCATGTGCCCCATTACCTTTGTCCCCAGGCCATATTGCTTAGTGTAGGCGAACATGGCCAAGTCGTCAAAAAGCCGCAGGACAGTCCTGCAGTGGCTGAGCTCGGTGGACAGTGCCAGCAGGCGTGTCCCCACTTCTGATCTGGCTGCACTTTGTTCCATGAGGACTCCGCCGATCAGATGACAGCAGTACCCCAGCGTTCGGATCTGCAGGAAACCAGAACAGTCAGGAAGGCCCTTTTCCTCCACAGAGCTGCATCATCCCCCCAACCTGGCCCCAGTGGATCAAGCATGTGGAAGATTATAGATCCTCAAACTTCCAGTAAAAGCTAGAAGTGTGAAAAGGCACCTGTAGGTgggacaaatgaagaaacatgacATCATTGCCCAAAAGGCACCACAGAGAGTGTAATGGGCTGATGACTTATGTCACCAAGGGGCACAGCCTTTATATGatggaaacaagaaaacaaatgttCTGGATCCTTCTTTACCCAGCAGGCAGGAGGACTAGACCAAAATGTACATTTACTTCTATCTGACTGGGCCAAAGCCCAGGGCTGGGCCAGGCACTGGGAAGAAGGTGGTCTGCCCCCAACCCTGTGAACTAAACGATAATTTGCTTGGATTCCTTTAGTGTGAAGGAACCCATCCACAGGCAATTTGGCGCATTGTGGACTGAGCCGGGTTCACCACCCTTTTATTTcatctgtttttcagaaattgCTTTTTCCTGTTTTATACAGTATTTTTTTGTGTAATTCCTTTTAAGCCCCTTTGTAATGGCAGAACACTGCAATTTAAATGTTTAACTCGGGGGGATTTGTTTAAATCTGAGTGCCCAATCATAGAGGATTTGGTTGGAAATTAAATGCCCAGCCACAGTGCTGTCCCCAGTACGAAGTCACTGTCTACAGGAAATGGGCGGGACAATCTAAGAGCCCAACCTCAGGGGCCTGGATGGAACAACCAAAGTGTCCAACCAGAGGGGATTATGATCAGAACTTAAATATCCAGCCATGGAGGGGAGCCTTGCAACATCCTAAATCCCAACATGAGATTGTTCCAGACAACCCAGGAATCCACTACAGGGTCCTGGTCAGATCTCAAATGTCCAGTCATGGAGATTTGGTTGGTATGTTACTGTCCAGCCACGCTGGGGTGGCTGGAAAAATCTAAATGCCCAACGCCCAGGGACCTGGTTAAACCCGGCTTGGACAGAGCTTCTGCGATGGGGGATCTTGAGCGATCCCGCCCCCTATCtgcgcctcagtttccccatggaAGACCCCCGTTAGCAGGTTTGACCGAACTGCAGGTTCTCTGGCCCCGCTTCGCCGCGACTTCCGCGACACGGGGCGGACGGCGGCCCGAGGGGTCGTCCCCAGCCGGCCCCAGCCTCACCAGGCGGTCCCGATCCCTGTACGACTCCAGCGCCGCCACCAGCCCGCTCAGCGCCGCCATGGCAACTCCGCCGTGACGCCACCGAGACGTCTGCGCCCGGCGCCAGGGGGCGGGACGCGGCGCCAGGCCATGTCCCGGGGCCGTTCCGAGCGCCCGCGCGTGTACTGCGCAGGCGCGGCCTGGCCCTTTGTCCTGACCCTGGCCTGGGCCGTGGTGCGCGGCGAGGGTGAGCCGATGTTGCAGACTGGGGGTTGCCACGTGTGCACTCTCGCTGGCCAGTGCATCTTACGCGAACCTCGGAGCTCGCTGCATTCTGCCCCACAGCGGTTTGTCTTTTCCAAGTTATCAAACTACCTACATTCAAAGTATTCCCAGAAAAAGCACCAACCTGTTAGCTGTGGCTCAAGGAAGGACTTGACATTGTTAGTTTTTGCGagtctgcattttctttttgttttctataggGAGCATGAATTACGGTCATAATATCATATAAGGTTTTTAGAAAGTTAAGAAAAtacatagaatatttttagaagaaCAGACACGAATCTGGGAAGGTGGTTACTCCAGGGGGGTAACTGGGTGGAAGGGGAGAGGGGATTTAATTTTCACCTTTATACCGTTTTgtagcttttgatttttttttttttagtacaatGTACATATATTATtgaaacagcaaattaaaagattttttaaaaattaacacaacTGGTTTCCTTTTGCCAAATATTTCCTCTTGATTTCAACTCCTATTACTCTTCCCCTCATTCATTTCCAACCATATTGCTTCCGTTCTGTTGGGTGAAATTGCCAGCACTCccgcctcaggacctttgcatctgttgttccctctgcctggaatgctcttcctccaGATCACCCCATGGCTCCCTGTGGCCTCTTCTTGATGTTTACTCAAACGCCATCTAATGGGACTTTACAAGTCATTTCCTATCCACGCTTCCTGCTGCTTTACTTTTTTCTCCTTAACTTGTAAAACTATTTAATCTAgctatatattttgtttatctatttcaCTGTCTTTCCTCAAGAGAGTGGGAACTTCACCAGGGCAgggattttttaattttgttttcattgtagtTACATGCATGTAGCCTAAAccttgccattttaaccatttttaagggtacaattcagtggctttaattactttcataatatagtgtaactttcaccactagcCATTAACGAAACaaactttgtacccattaagcaataactcccctttCCCCCGTCCCTGGtgcctggtaacctctaatctactttctgtctctatgaatttgcttactcgagatatttcatagaagtgagatcatacaggatctgtccttttgagtctggcttatttcactcaacatgatgtcttcaaggtccatccaagttgtcgcatgcatcagaactccgttccttttcatggctgaatgaTACTCccttgtatggatagaccacattttgtttccccattctctgttgatggacaattgtgttgtttccactttttggctattgtgaataatgctgctatgaacattggtatacaagtgtccattgagtccctgctttcaattctttgggatacatacctaggaatggaattgctgggtcacatgataATCCTGAATTTCACTTTGTGAGGGGCCACACCAGGGCAGGGATTTTGATCCATCCTCTTCACCTCTGTACACCAcagcctggcacaaagtaagttCTCCCTAAGTGTTGGCTGCCTGCGGGGCTCAGCAACCCTTCCAAGCCTCTCTTCTCCTGTTCCACTCTCCTGGAAGGCCTTGCCCACTCCCCGGGCCTCTGCGGCCACCTCCTTGCTGGCCTCTCCCACATCTGTCTCTGCTCCTGACCTGTCTCCTGCTCTCCCCTGCCCTTGGGCATTTCCCTTGGACATTCCAGAGCTCCCCACCCTTAGCAAGTggtttagttttctaggctgctcaagcaaataccgtgcCTTGTGTTGgatcaaacaatgggaatttgttagctcaaagtattgaggctaaaagaaaatccaaatcaaggcaacactttctccccaaagactttggctttctggggctggctactgcCAATACTTGGTGCTttgtcacacggcaaggcacatggtggcaacttctcatctctcccttctcttctgggttctgttgatttcagcttctggctgctccatctctgagtttctctgtctgaatttcattctattatAAATTTCATTCTATTACTTAATCCagcaaaaggattaagacccatcctgattgaggtgggacacaccttaacttaaggaacctcatcaaaaggtcctacttacgatgggtttacacccacaagaagGGATTCaatgtaagaacatgtttttctgggatacatatagcttcaaaccaccacagcaagCTCCAGACTGACCTCAGCATTGACCCCCagatctctctccctttcccatgTCCCCATCtcaggagcagccctgccctcCACCCAGTCACCCAGCCACAGGCCTGGACTCATGCTCACCTCTTCCCTGTCCCTCCACACCTGCTCCCCCAACCCCTGCTCATGTCCCATCCGCGTCTTCCCAGTCCACACTCCCTGCTCAGGCAGCCCCATTCTCTCCCTGAACAACGGCAGAAGCCCCCCTAGACCCCGCGTCCCTgcctccccctctccctgcccaccccccaactGTCTCCCCCTCAGCAGAGACTCTTTAACCCACAGCTCTCCCCTATTAAGATCACCAGTGGGGACATGAATTtgaggaacagacagctcagggactaaattccagcATGAACACTTTAACATGTCAAAATGTATGGCTgtcacaaaagattacaagacaaataaaggaacagaaaatgatgacccatccatcCAGAGGAACAAGGTAAAAATCCAGAACCCATCAATGAAGACAACCAGCctttggacataccagataaagatttttttttgttaatgatCCTGAATGCTCAAGGACATaaaggggtggggaaaggaacggggagttaatgtttaaatggacgagattctgtttggggtgatggaaaggttcTGGTAATGTGAtgacggtagcacagcattgtaaatgtagttaaaaggagcaattttaggttgtatatatgttagaataaaaacttctttaaaaatacatcagacgactgccctccaccctatgtgggatatgactcccgtgagtgtaaatctccctggcaacgccggacatgactcctggggatgagcctggacccggcagggattgagaaaatcttctcaaccgaaagagggaagagaaatgaaacaagataaagtttcagtggctgagagatttcaaatggagtcaagtggtCACTGTGGAGGGTATTCTTTTGTGCTATATAGAtgtcactttttaggttttagcgtactggaatagctagaaggaaatacctgatactgtcaaactgcaacccagtaaccttgattcttgaagatgattacacggtgtgactttgtgattgtgaaaaccttgtggatcacgctccctttatccaatgtatggacagatgagtagaaaaatggagacaaatatcaaatgaaaaatagagtgcgATGGGGGGATGGagtgttttgggtgtccttttatacttttatttttattcttatttttatttttttttggagcaatgaaaatgttcaaaaattgtggtgatgaatgcacaactacatgatgatactgtgaacaactggttgtacaatgtggatgattgtagggtatgtgaatatatctcaataaaactgaattttaaaaaatacataggacTCATGGTGATGAATGGGCAACTTTGTGATGATAcagtgagccattgattgtatactttggatggattgtatggtatgtgaatatatctcaaaattgcattaaacttacataggactgtataacacagtgatcCCTAATAAAAACTATGGATTCAAATTAATAGCATAATCATCATACTGTTTcagcaattttaacaaaggta
This window harbors:
- the PEX11G gene encoding peroxisomal membrane protein 11C isoform X2; its protein translation is MAALSGLVAALESYRDRDRLIRTLGYCCHLIGGVLMEQSAARSEVGTRLLALSTELSHCRTVLRLFDDLAMFAYTKQYGLGTKEEDVFVRWVSVLGNLADQLYYPCEHVAWAADTKVLHVDSARWWALSTALWGLSLLLGIAKSLWMALRLRQKLRSPMTAFTSQLPRSKRRAMEAQIRSEVLTLLSNLADLGNAVHWLPPGVLWAGRFPPWLVGLLGTVSSLLSMYQAARACSKQAEATTP
- the PEX11G gene encoding peroxisomal membrane protein 11C isoform X1; amino-acid sequence: MDKESGKVMGEPGPRGLWARRHRILPPSEVGAMIRTLGYCCHLIGGVLMEQSAARSEVGTRLLALSTELSHCRTVLRLFDDLAMFAYTKQYGLGTKEEDVFVRWVSVLGNLADQLYYPCEHVAWAADTKVLHVDSARWWALSTALWGLSLLLGIAKSLWMALRLRQKLRSPMTAFTSQLPRSKRRAMEAQIRSEVLTLLSNLADLGNAVHWLPPGVLWAGRFPPWLVGLLGTVSSLLSMYQAARACSKQAEATTP
- the PEX11G gene encoding peroxisomal membrane protein 11C isoform X4, with the translated sequence MDKESGKVMGEPGPRGLWARRHRILPPSEVGAMIRTLGYCCHLIGGVLMEQSAARSEVGTRLLALSTELSHCRTVLRLFDDLAMFAYTKQYGLGTKEEDVFVRWVSVLGNLADQLYYPCEHVAWAADTKVLHVDSARWWALSTALWGLSLLLGIAKAHLRSYKPQVSSTQEAHVATVLDSTDTAFWIPLYKVPWRGPCGWR
- the PEX11G gene encoding peroxisomal membrane protein 11C isoform X3 yields the protein MEQSAARSEVGTRLLALSTELSHCRTVLRLFDDLAMFAYTKQYGLGTKEEDVFVRWVSVLGNLADQLYYPCEHVAWAADTKVLHVDSARWWALSTALWGLSLLLGIAKSLWMALRLRQKLRSPMTAFTSQLPRSKRRAMEAQIRSEVLTLLSNLADLGNAVHWLPPGVLWAGRFPPWLVGLLGTVSSLLSMYQAARACSKQAEATTP